A stretch of the bacterium genome encodes the following:
- a CDS encoding PcfJ domain-containing protein — MQLAARCGKPGADLLQTNPALAYALSSGWVFHPVKRHLSSARNLLKAGRDQRDILNWLGFPPTQQVRRITSRVIHPALNITRLLYLRDAVKDSVTTKQLSHLPRLNAGVLRIVTDSKLLPWANMSLLSQVSQATQEDSYPETARLLLDCIEIGTKLGIRTSKLASRKSFDELHQLWRSLATRRNLYELCKGDTSFPDPPIPGTPDIVPIDSLDEMIDEGNSMRNCVASPSYLTAIRGKRLYLYSVREPVRCTLSIAWVAESNQWSVDQLRSVCNGTAPLEVQRTVHDWISKHEDSTGSSENHATHRLNIETDIDEPPPFADDAPF, encoded by the coding sequence GACCAATCCTGCACTTGCATATGCGCTGTCATCTGGTTGGGTCTTTCATCCGGTCAAGCGTCACTTGTCGAGTGCCCGGAATCTTTTGAAGGCCGGACGCGACCAGCGCGATATTCTGAATTGGCTGGGATTTCCTCCCACACAGCAGGTTCGACGAATTACATCGCGGGTTATTCATCCAGCGTTGAACATCACAAGATTGTTATACCTGCGTGATGCTGTTAAAGATAGTGTGACGACAAAGCAACTCTCGCACTTGCCTCGCTTGAACGCCGGAGTATTGCGCATTGTCACAGATTCCAAACTGCTGCCGTGGGCCAACATGTCTCTGCTTTCCCAAGTTTCCCAAGCTACGCAGGAAGACAGCTATCCGGAAACGGCCCGCCTGCTGCTTGACTGCATCGAGATCGGTACCAAGCTCGGAATTCGAACGTCTAAACTCGCAAGCAGAAAGTCATTCGATGAACTTCATCAACTTTGGCGGTCACTTGCCACTCGACGCAATCTCTATGAACTGTGCAAAGGCGACACTTCCTTTCCCGATCCGCCAATTCCCGGAACGCCTGACATTGTTCCCATCGATTCGCTTGACGAGATGATTGATGAAGGCAACTCCATGAGAAATTGCGTAGCATCGCCCAGTTACTTGACTGCAATTCGCGGAAAGAGACTCTACCTCTATTCCGTTCGGGAACCTGTTCGCTGCACCCTCTCCATTGCCTGGGTGGCGGAATCAAATCAATGGAGTGTGGATCAACTTCGCTCAGTTTGCAACGGTACCGCACCTCTTGAGGTCCAGCGTACGGTGCACGACTGGATATCGAAGCATGAAGACTCGACCGGTTCTTCCGAGAATCACGCAACACATAGACTCAACATCGAGACTGACATTGACGAACCGCCCCCCTTCGCCGATGATGCGCCATTCTGA